In Larimichthys crocea isolate SSNF chromosome VII, L_crocea_2.0, whole genome shotgun sequence, the genomic stretch GTGCAAACATGACTGAGAATTAATAGATGAGTGGTGGTAAAATATAGTCAATTTCACGTAAAACCTCCAAAGAGGAGATCTGTATGCTCAGCAACAAAGTAATACCAATACTgcaattttgttttaatgtcttaTCCATCTATTTTTGAATTGATGCAAAGTTTCCAGATACTGGTAGTGATTCAGAGGTCTGCAAAGTTTTCAGGACATTTGGACAAAATTTACTTTAAGCTCTTgaaattcttttgttttgttctgaatcTGACCACACATCGAATGTGAGCTACTGATATCTGATAGTTTTTTTGGTACTCTGCGCAGAAGCCACATTTCAGTGGCCAAAAGCACCGAGGTTTGATATGTGGCCCCTAAAAAAAGTAATACACCAGAAAAAGGACGCTCCAATGGATAGCATGCATGCTACTTATTCAGGACACCCTAAACTCTGTCAACAGCCTGACCACTCATTAATCAGCGGTCTGAGGGTTTACTCCCCCCCACATCCACTAAAATAAGACTGAGCTCTACTCTGACTGAAGATCCACTTAAAATGCCATCAAGTTGGAAGACAGGATGTTCTCTCTCGCTTTCTGTTTCGCCAACTCCCATAAATCTGCATATAAAGAAGCtgtgcatacaaacacacacatacagacacacacgcatatagacacacacacataaacacacacacacacacacacctgtctacctttctctgtgtgcatgtgtcaaaCAGTGATACACTCTGACATCAGCAGTGATGATGTCCAAAAAAAGCGAGCGAATGCCAGGAATGCTTTTCCCCACAATTAGCCGATCATTCCTGAAATCCCGAGAGAGGGTTACTATGGAGACACAATGAGCAGTCAGGACTTCCGGGGCGGGTGGGTGTCCTATCTTTGTCTGCCTGCTCTCGGTGGTCCATGCTGAAAGTGAAATCTGATATTTTCTCTATTTAGATATTGATTAATGAGCTCGAAGAAATATCTCgctcagcaacaaaacaaagagaggaggcaAGGGCGGTCGTTGGTTCAGAAGATTGAGAATATTTAACAGTACAGATGTGAGCCATGTACCTGCTATGTAGATGCATACTTTCGGGTCTTCTGATAGGTTAAGTGCTGAAAACCAGTGATCGCTGACCAGCTGTTCCTGAGAGTTTTGACCAATGGCAGCAGGCGAGGAGGATGCTGAGCCTCTGGGTCGCACAGATGTGAGCAGCTTGACTGAAATGGTTTCCCTGGTGACAGGAGACTCTGGCTCGGGGGTCggtgaggctgctgctgctgccgggaaaaagaagatgatgtcactgtcatgatgacatcatcactgacatGTTGTGCATACTTAACTTGAGCTTAAACTACCaataaaaaggtattaaatcacatttttaaaaccacaGTGTTCATGACTGCAACATTTGAGTTGTGGTTCCAGATTTAAGTCAATACATTTCTTAGTTTTCTTGCATATTTACAACTTATAGAATACAAAGAAAGTTATAattaacaatatatataatgtcTAAAACTACAGCTGACTGTACCTTGGATTAGTATCTTTTCACATCTAAATGAATCAGCTTGGACCAAAGAAAAAAGGCGAGCTGCTTATACATGTTAACAAATCCAAGAATAAAATGTCATGATGTGTGTAGTAGTTTCATGGACTCTTTCAGGTGTGACACAAGCAAACATATGACACCTATCTCCCACAAAGGAATTGCAGAATAAAAGTGTCACTGACAATTGATTTGATCATGATTTGACACTAATGATCGCAGACAGGCAGGTCTGCAAGCGTCAAAGCAACATCATGCAATCGTCACTGTGGGATCTGTCTAAACAATATGTCAACTAGTGGTTcctgtttaaatgataaaactgCTGAACAACGTCATTTAAACTTCATGCTAAGATGCAATCCTGAAGCACAATCCTGCAACTATTATTCAGACGATAAGTTTGAGACATATCTGGCAAGATTTTTTTAGTATGTTGATAGCCAGAATCAACAGCAACCTCATGAGAGTAGAACTGTAAATCATCAAATGCACTTTGCAGACTACTTTAAAATACGCCTCAGTTGAAcaaattgcactttttttttgttaagaaGCTATCACTAAGTGAACAAAGGGGTCTTTTGTTTGGGCATCGTGAGCATCCACTTTTAATCTTccactgtgaaatgaagcaaCTTCTTCACACATTCCTCCTGTTTCTCACCCTGAATTTGTGAGGGGCTCTGATGCTGGGAGGATGGGGATGGAGAGGGAGGCTGGACATTCAGACTGCTCAGAGTCTCCTCTCTTTGGATTCCTGTGTCTGTCCCCTCAGTGTCTGGGTCCAGATTTTGGGGAGAGGGCTGGATTGTAATAGTCTCAGTTTGTCTGTGCTGCTCCCTCCTCACCGCTGCATTCACCGTCCTCGCCTCTaacctctcctgctctctcctctctgacgcttcctcttcttcctcacgACTGAGGAAAGCCTGAGGGTCCCAGTCAACATCGGGCGAGTCCAACAGTGTTTCCAGGGTGTCCGTGCGGATCAAAGGAGTACGACTTCCCCGAGAGCCGATCCTGCGTCGGTCACGGTGGTGTCGTGAGGCTCCTACCGCTTCGGGCTCTGCGATGGCGATGTAAGAGAAAGTCAGCTCGAAGGAGTTCTGACGTGGCGTGCCCCAGATAGACGGGGATGAAGCCAGTCCCTCATCATCGTCTGGATCCCCATCTCCCCCATCGTCGTCATCAGACCATTCCCTGGCTGTTTGCAGGTCACACATCTCGGACTCCTCGTTTCCACCTGaatggagacaaaaacaaagaaatgtagtCACATACAGACACTAGACAAAGCAAGAAAATATGTAGATAAACAATACACACTCTGAGCAGAAGAGCAATTTAAAACACATGGCAGTTTATTCAGTTATAGAGACGATTGTGTATTAGTTCAGTTTCATATAGGGAGCGAgattttgcttttaaaaaattgaaaaatgtcGGATGAAAGCAGCCAGGTGTGTCATTTGATGTCTGTGACAAAAGGGTGTGACATCTAAAGTGAATGAAACCCTCTTTGATAAATTCATAAACATTGCTCCTTCCGAGATGTGTCTGTGATCAAAATGTTCTCCTGTGTTTTCCCGGTGGATTTTCACTGCTAGTGTTTTAAAGGTGAGAGAGGTTTACGAATGTATTCTTCTAACGTTAAGCTCAAAAGAAAGACTTTCAGGAAGCAGgaatctcttcttcttttataaaTGTTGTGAGTATTTCTCAGTGGATGAACAGAGTGTCAGGTGTTTTGCTCCGTTACCATCGGTGCATGGAGGCGTTGAGTCTGGTGTGGACGCCACAGAGCCATATTCCTCTGCAAGAAAACAGTCCACAGTTTACATAAATCCATTAGTAAACGTGCTGTAGCAAAggacagaaatataaatgtactgtTGCTGCTTTTACATGCTGCCAACACATTTCTTCCACCGTCTCACATGTGCCTCTCATTTAATGTAAGTGAACTTCATGTGAAATGATTAATAGGCATAAAGGCTCCCACAAACACTGCAGTACTTTGTTATGAGTCATCTTCAAAAGTTACAGTGAACTGTACTGGATGTACTCCTTtgtatttcacattaaaatatggGCACTTAAGGTAATCAATAACTTTTAACCTTTACACAAGGTAACGTTACATGCCACTAAACATAATACTATGTTTATATCAATGTCAGAATAAAGGGGCTTACTGTAGGTCAGTGAATACAGACTCATTTCCTTATGATGTAAAGTGGCAGCAGTAAAGGCCTTCACTACATTATATAGCCAGCATCACATTAGCTGATAAATCAACCCCTAGGCAGAGCAAAGAATGCAGCGTATTCTCTTCTGCACATGCAAAGCATCATAAACCACTTTAATTTAAACTCTAATTTAAAGTAGAGGTGATGGTGAATATTGtgacaaaaagatgaaataaagcaCAAATATAAGAGCACAACAAAAGCTTTCAGGGAGTAACAACTCCTGACATGCTGCCTGCAAAGCCTGCTCGCACACAACCACATAAACATCTGCAGATCAATGGGAGGgaggtaacaacaacaacaacaacagaatatGTCTCCTTTTTGCACTGCATCCATCCATTCGGGCCATGTGTTTATTAacaggaaagagagatggagagtaGGCAGGATGGGGAGGGGAGTAAGGGGGGGGCTGAGCTAACACGATGCTTACAGCAGATAGCTAGAAAAGATGCTGAGCTGGAATATGCACGTATGACGATGGcatagtgagaaaaaaaagaaatgcagacctcccacacagtaaacacagatgGAAACAGTGGAACAAAAGCAGACTCACGGCAGTGGGAGAATCCTAAAACCTGGCCCATACTCCATCAAGGCATCGCTGGGCCCATCCAGTCTGGAagacccccctccctcctctgctgccGGCTCTCACGTCCTGTGgatacactctctctcttcctcctcctcctcctcctcctcctccctctgctccttgGTCGTCTGTTGAGCagcttcctccctctcctgcctCCCACTCCGTCACTCAGCAGCCCCGCCCTGCTTGTCTCACTCCTCcaccatcctcctccctcctcctctcatctgcTCTTGCATCGTTATGACTGCAGTTGAGGTAATACACGCCACAGCAAAGGGAGAGAAGCATGACTGCGTGTGTCCCTGTGTCTGTCAGAGCACGCTGTCATCTTCCATTCATCCagcctgtctcactctctctcccttgtCATGTGATTTCACCTCAGGATCTTATAGGAGCAGGCTGTAAGAGAAGGAGGCATAAGTCATTAATAATGTATAACTCAAACatatacaaaacatacacagagaaaGATGCATTAGAGGATGGGCAGGGCAGGATGAAGCTCCATAGGTCCATAGCTTACAAGCATGTAACATTTGACATACGGTATACCAattttacaattaaaaaatattagtgttttacaaattttacacaaacaaaccacacaagAGTTCATCATTAAACCTCAAGTATAAATAATGTACACACTCAACTAAAAgcttgtttttatatataatggAAAGTGAGTCCTGTGCAATAGTGAAAGGTAGAGGGCAGCATCGTGTAGCTACTGTCACTGATGCTGCTACAAATAGTTTGGATCATGATTCATGGAAAAAGGTTAAAGTAGCAAATGAAGGAGTTGCAGGAAAATGTGCACAGCccctttgctttgatttatagatcacatttcattttgaataaGACTTTAAAGACTTTAATAACAGATGCAGCATGAGACATTTAAAGCAATGTACAATATAccctttgaaaagaaaagaccccGAGCATGGGGGCACCtagatatttatacctgagAGACACTCCTTTCACATCTCTTTGTCTGCTGCACGAGACGGCCCCTCCAGGAATTGTTTCCACACCCTTTTGTCTgttgattgaatttactattacattacaaagacaaaagaaccTGGTATCTTATCCTAAGAAGGAGGTTGTGCATCTCTAGTGGTTGATTGAATTTGCTATTACAATGGTCAGCGGTAGGCAAATAGCAAATGTGTGTCTCCAACAAAAATATTTGGTCCCCTTCATGAAGTTTTCCCTTTTATAGTCAGCATAAAAACTTTTGGTAACTTTATTTGGACAATCCACAACAGATTTTGTGTTGTCAATAGATGTTTACCTGATTATTTATTAAGTCTATAGTATGCGACATACCCATCATGAACATACCCAAACTATGTGTTATTGTGCCAGTACCTGAGATTAACCACAGTGgtgtaatatcagaaaatgttCTTAACAAATACTCTAATCCAAATGAAGTGTTACCAAACTTTTACATGATTCACTATAAATCTACTATAGATAACTGTGAATAAAAGGCATCTGTAAATCAATATCAGTGTGCCAACATGAATAAATGCTGTTTGAATACCACATCATGCTGAAATGAAGTCCAAAAAACACAGGCCTTTATTTTAGCCTTCCTGTTGATGAGGCATTTTCTGCCAAATAAGCTGTAATGTAAAATTGTATATGTGTGCCCGTAGaaatttattaaaatacatatttcttcTATGAACTTGCTAtgttcaagatgtttttttctctgtctcatggtaacttttctgtttttcccttttgttGTTACCTCCCAAACAGAGCGACCTTGAACTATGATAACGATTATCCAAACCAGACTTTCTCCTGGGAAATGATACCACCCATCGTAGTTTCTGATAAAAACTCTGCTCATTTGTAACCTTGTTGTCTTTCACTCTGCGGACAGTTTGCACTCTGTATGACTGCTGACCTTTTTTGCAAAGAATAAAACTATTCAAAGACAAgcctttatttcagtttcacacCAGTTAAACAAACTTGGTGTCAGTGGTGGGATCCCTCGAGTGACTGCGTTTGGACCTGAGGATGGGGGACAACTAATCACCCTGGAACAGAACCATTATAGCCCCTACCCTAACTAATGTTAAGGGACGAGGGGGTCGACCATTTGAGGGTCCAGACCGTCACCACTGGGATCCCATGGATGATTGAttcaccacaaaaacacaaacggTGAGACTGATTTAAAGTCATTGTATGATATATTATGTAAAAACTTTGTTCCCATGGTTTCAAACTGAGGAGTTGTTGACAGATTACAATTCTGATTAAGAGTTATTGATGGTCATAACAAAAATTGCTTTTACCAAGATTGTAGCTTAAATTCAGACTTGCTAACTGAGCAACCAAACAATGTCTAGGAATCACCCCAACCCCATTGTTTAAGTCTTAAACCTTCCTCATACCCTTTGTCACCTACCCCCTCCGTTCCCTTTACCCTTGTAGCCCAATCCTTTCCTTTCCCACCTTTTGCTCCTTTCCCATTTACATATTGTGTACAGCATGGCTGTTTCTGTATAAAAGACTTTCTCTTCATTTGCTTCTAGTTAACTCACTGGCTCAGATACCCTCTGTGACCTTCAGTTCACCAGTGTGCCGGCTTGCTTCTTGCTTCAAACATCTCAACTGGATTTTTTCGACACAACATGGGATCGAAGAACTCTAAAAGACTAAAACCTGAAGACCTACAGGCCCCAATTTATAATATTATGAGAAAAGGGTATGGTTCAGAATGTGTAAATCCGGTACCGGACTGGATTGAATGTTATGGGTTTCCTTATAGAGGAAGTCTGAGCACAAATCTGTTAGAGACGATTGAAGTTAAGTTgatggaaagagaaaaggaagttagggggaaaaagaaaagtaaaggtAAAGTAAAGGATTTAGAGCAACttgaaagacacagaaaagcaATGTCAATGTGGAAGGCAGAAGCAGCACGGAgggacagacaacaacaacgtGCCAAAGAAATGTGCAGACCTGAAAAGGTTGATAACGAAGGAGCAGATAAATCTGTTGATGCCTGTCCTGTTTCTTTGTATCCTGTCGCGCAGATGCGCAAAGTTAATCTGGACCTGGACTCCTATCCTCCCGTCCCTCCACCACCGCCATACTATGTTGAAACAGTGGCAGCAACTGAACGGCGAAGCCAATTGAGACCTTCAACACAGCAGATGCCTTCAACTGGACCTGTCACTCCCTCAGCACCTCGACCTGCTCCTGACTTAACATCATGTACTCTGAGAATGACTCAACCCAGGTTCATGTCGGATTCACCAgacccatcatcatcatggctCGCCATTTtatcaccatcacacacacatagtggtGATCCCTGTGGGGGAGGTGCAATCCTTCCCTTTCTGTTTGAAGTTCCCAGCACAGCAGGATCTCAGCTTGCTTTTCAACCATGGACATATGCAGATATGAAAGAATTTATGGCACGTCTGCCTGATCCAGCCACTTCTGGACTCAAGTTTGCAGATGAACTGAAATTTTTTTGTCAAGAGTGTAAGCCAACTCTGCTACAACTAAGACGCCTTCTCTTTTTCAAAATGGGTCTAAGTGACTGGTCAAAATTATCTGACACATTCCCCACAAGCACAGCAAGTCCAGCTCATCCTGACTGGGAACATGACGAAAATATGGCATACAGGGAGGCCATAAGAGCCTTGTGTGATGCTGTGAAAGCAGCATTTCCAGCCAAGGTAGACGCTGCAAAAATAGTAAATTGCAGACAAGGCCGAGATGAAACAGTAGAGCAGTACTATGACAGActctttgaaatatttaacacCTACAGTGGCCTGGAGCAGCCAACTCAACTGGGAATCACCCCAGGTATGTGGGAATATCTCCTCTGTAACACTTTCCTCAACGGCCTAGACCCAAACATTGCTGCCGACATCAAGAAATCCTGCATTTCATGGCAAGAGGGATGCCTGTCTGACGTTAAACGACATGCAATTCATGCTGAAAAACAACGAGAACTCCAACGGgaaaagcaaaaacagcaaagagaagaTGAGCTCTACAAGGCAGCCATGGACTTGTATCGAAACTCGACTGGAAGATGCCCAGGCTGGAGAGGCAGGAGAGGTCCACAGCTCAAAGCAGATTGAGGGACGGAGGAGACGGGGAAAGGGCCAGAGGTAACTTGGCGCGGCGCGggggagacaaagacaggaggtaacacagacacacacatactgtatatgcttTCGCCTAGCAGTGAAGAGCGGCTTCGGCTACTGCAACATGCTATGTAAtctatacagaaaaaaaacacttccatcAGTATGTAATGTTGCTGGTCTAGAGGCTATCACTCTGTTATTCACTGTATTAGAGGACTATTGTAAAGCTATTGATAGATCTGTTTCTCTTAAAATGAACATGCAACTTTGTTTGAATGACTGTGATTCTCATTCCTCAGATGATGACACCACCCATGTGTAAATACTCCTCCCAGCTTGCTACGACCATAGAGATGCCTGTGTCtcacaaaaacagcatttagcTTTCCCCCATTTACTTATCAATGATGTGTTTTGAAGCTGTGTGAATTAATGCATCTGATGATTGTCAGTGGGTTTGTACGTGTATTTTAAAATTATAGACGTGTgaaatactttttcttttcttatattTCTTCTATGAATGAGctatgtgtgatttttttttctctttctcatggtcttttctctgtttttccttgTTGTGGTTACCTCCCTATCCTGAGTGGAACAGGGTGACACTAGTTTCTGATAAATACGCCGCTCATGTGTAATATTTTGATTTTCACTCTGCAGACTGCTGTGAACTGACCTTCTTTGCAAAgaataaaactattaaaagaCAGATTAAATCTCAAGTCTGTATTTCAGTCTCACACCAGTTAATAAGAATTTCTGCTACAGAGTAGCAGCAATGACTTTGTTATCCTTCACTGGGAATTATTATATTAGGAATATATGCAGTATGGTTTCAGTTATATCTAATTATTATAGTTAGTTATAGTTTGTTATCATGACAGGCAATATTTTGATGATGTATCAAGGTCCTGAGCTTTTAAAAGATGACAACTGTGCAGCaactttttcattattttgactTGAAAAAAGTGGGTTTATGGGAAACATGGCCttcattttgagaaaaaaagtggGTTTATGGGAAACATGGCCTTCATTTTGAGAAACAAAACTTCTTAATCCATATGAGTGGTGTGATATAGACAGTACCAATCAGCTTGATCCCTACAGTAGTATCAAATTTAACAATTCAACACTTAGACTATACTATTTTCAAAAGTCACAGGGCAGTCAACTTCCTGTGTTATCCTGTTTGCTGTGTTCCAGTTCAGTCTGTACtgggataaataaagatttaaaaaaaaaacatgcttcaaCCGAAACATCATCTGGTACAAGGTTTTTCGTCCCGCTTATAGCTAAAATCATATATATAGTCCCTAACACTATTAAACGTCAAGAGTTCATGCATAAACCAGGTCAAGAGCTGCAAATACACAGCAGTTAATGAGATTAAGacacacagctgtcacacaAGGACAACACAGAACATCGAAGGCAGGGTGGAGTATGTTTGTCAACATATGACGCAGCTAGATTGTTATTTAATTTGGAGAATGAACTGGACTGtaatttattattagttatttctctgttcttctgtctgactTACTTATAGTACACAAATCATGGTTTTACTGACAgtataaaattattaatttattactAGCGGTGTAATTGTGCAGCACATTAACAATGTGGCAATGATAATACCAAACTAAATATATCAAATTTGATGATAATGCCCAAGAATATAGAAAAGTTAGCAAACCCACTAATTTTCCAATATCACTTTGTGATACAGGTGTCACagaaagaaactttattgaAGGACTTCTTATCCATGTCGACTTAAAAATTGTGTTGCAAAGTTTATTAACCAAATCCAAGTGGACAAACTCTCCCCTTGCTCATGAAGACCATGTGATATGATCGAAAGATAAGCTATTAAAGAGAGTTTAATTTCTTCTGATTCTAAACGTCTTGGTCAGACATCCTCCTCATACATACAGCCAAGACTGATTATGGGATCTCTCCCTGTTGTGTAAAAGATTACACTTATAAtccatgcatgtgtgcagaCACAGACCAGCAGTGTCAGGTGGAATAAGGAAAGGGGCAGTAGGTGGGGGCAGAGCAGAGggataaatcaataaaaatagatAGGCCAATAGCAGTGCAGGGCTGATATAGGATGGGTTAACAGGAGAAGGTgggagacacagaaaaagaaagacagagacagagagaggaagacaccTTATGGTCTTATTGTCAAACaaagaggacagaagaagaattaTCTACCTACAGAGTAAAGGATGCAAAAATGGTTCTAATATTTTTGAACAGAAATCTAACTCAACTTTCCATTTAACaggataattattttttaaagtcactttttgtttacctgctcaggGAGCCACAGCCTAACTGTTGCACTGGACCTGTTGAGAAAAACACAGGGCCGGAGGAAGGGCACAAAGAGGagacgagctgctgctgcatccaGCAAGAAGCTTGAGCGCAGGCTCCGCAGGGTGATGAGGACTGCCAGGCGGGCCAGCAATGTGGAGGTGCCCTCCTTCCTCCGCCAGCTGGCCAAAGAAACGGAGAAGATGGTCACCTTCTTCTTCAAAGGGGGGATCAAGGAAGAAGGGCCTGGGGAGGAAGACAATTCAGATGAAGATGACTGCATGCCGAGTCCATACCTGGACCACCCCATCTTGGAAAAGCATGTGACAGAGGGGGGTTCCCAGTCAGGGATAAACTATGCCATGGCGAGCATGCAGGGCTGGAGGACTGAGATGGAGGATGCCCACACCTGCATGCCCCAGCTGAGTGGAGAGCTGACAGAGTGGGGATACTTTGCAGTTTTTGATGGACATGCAGGCACCACAGTGGCACAGTACTGCTCCAGAAACCTGCTGGATCACATCCTGGCAACAGGTACAGAACAAATAGTGACTACTAAGATGATCCTAATTATTTATGATGGTTAAAACGTGTACTGTAGCAACAGAGACATTTAAACTCCTGCATTTGAATTTccaataaatgtttctgtgttgcaAAGACTTATATGTATTACACTCAAAAATAAGTACTATACCGAATAATTATAATAGATTTGCACAAACAAATCCTTCGatgcactgaaacacaaagtccATTTAAAGTAGCTGATTAAGAGCAGATTAATTAGAGCTGAATTGATCCAGGCTTAATAATGAGATTACCTAATCTAACACGTGacagtgtacatacagtactgaAAGTTGAACCATACGATACAATGCAGAACAATAACTCAGGAATTTGAACAGACCTAGTACAACTTTTTACATTCATTCAGATGTCAAGTTTTATACTTGACATTCAGATGTGAACTTAATAGTTGGGAGATTAACAATCATAATTATATGTAAATCAGGGATCCATATTCTGTAACTCTTTTTGGGTAGAAGACCCATCCTTGGTTAAATAAGGATGAAATAAATCCACAAAACTGTACTTGACACTAAACAGTCAGCACAATTGTGATGGCCATGTTGTTGCAGTGTGCCACAATGTTAATGCAACAACACAGATGAAATCTTCCCTCAGCAGTGGATGTCTTACTACTCTGACCTTCTAGTATGTTTACATGATAGCTGGGTTTGTGTGCCTCTAAAGAAACACATGGCAGTGCCAGAGACTCAACagaatgaatcaaatcaaaatgtttctcTCCTACTTCCAACAGGTCATGTTAAACCAAATGAAGAACCCGAGCAGGTGAAAGAGGGGATCCGTGAAGGCTTCCTAGGAATCGATGCTTACATGCACAAACTGGCTCGTCAGGACACCTGGGACCGCAGTGGCTCCACTGCAGCGGCTGTCATGATTTCACaacactacatttattttatcaatTGTGGGGACTCCCGCACACTTCTCTGCAAAAACGGCCAGGTAGTCTTCtacacagaggaccacaagcCGTTCAACCCCAGAGAAAAGGAGCGCATCCAGAACGCTGGAGGCTCGGTGATGCTGCAGAGAGTCAACGGCTCTCTGGCCGTTTCCAGGGCACTGGGGGACTTTGACTTCAAGGAGGTGGACTGGAGGCCTCAGACAGAGCAGCTTGTGTCACCGGAGCCTGAGGTGTATGAGCTGAAGAGGTCGCCCGAAGACGAGTTTCTCATTCTAGCATGTGATGGTGTGTGGGACGCCATTGGTAATGAAGAACTGTGTGCCTTTGTACGCAGCCGTCTGCAGGTGTGCGATGATCTGAGAGACATTTGCACACAAGTCATTGACCTCTGTCTGTATAAGGTGAGAAGTCAACACCACAATGGTGACTACATAGCGACTGGTAATGGGTAACATTGATTACCAATAGCAAAAGATTTCTGATATATTATTTGAAAACCGTAAATTGaaattttagaaaaatataaaccAACTGCAATTGAAAGCTCCAAAGGAAAGACCACATGGACCTTTAGTTGTGTACTACTGTGTTGACTACAAGGTCAAGAATTATCAGTCTTGACTGTTGAGACGTTGAGGTGCTCAAAATAATGAACATCTGAAAATCTACAGTTTCAAGATTCCATAATACAATCAAAAGCTCTAGAACAGATACTAAATGGACTTTATGGTGAgatataaaatgtc encodes the following:
- the rtn2a gene encoding reticulon-2a isoform X1; translation: MGQVLGFSHCQEYGSVASTPDSTPPCTDGGNEESEMCDLQTAREWSDDDDGGDGDPDDDEGLASSPSIWGTPRQNSFELTFSYIAIAEPEAVGASRHHRDRRRIGSRGSRTPLIRTDTLETLLDSPDVDWDPQAFLSREEEEEASERREQERLEARTVNAAVRREQHRQTETITIQPSPQNLDPDTEGTDTGIQREETLSSLNVQPPSPSPSSQHQSPSQIQAAAASPTPEPESPVTRETISVKLLTSVRPRGSASSSPAAIGQNSQEQLVSDHWFSALNLSEDPKVCIYIAAMDLIYWKETERTGMVLTGLVVGLLSLFQLSIITVVSTVCLAVMCFTISVRIYYQLLYVLNWGDGEHPFKAYLDLDISFSGEDAQLYMQKAIVMVLSAVDSLKGLIFVKNVFESIKLLVLMYLVTYLGDLCNGLTLLIISVIALFSLPLFYRQHQEQVDSYIAKIQAHIDNIKDTFQRLAHGGGPPPDPTPGGAKPQKQ
- the rtn2a gene encoding reticulon-2a isoform X2; its protein translation is MGQVLGFSHCQEYGSVASTPDSTPPCTDGGNEESEMCDLQTAREWSDDDDGGDGDPDDDEGLASSPSIWGTPRQNSFELTFSYIAIAEPEAVGASRHHRDRRRIGSRGSRTPLIRTDTLETLLDSPDVDWDPQAFLSREEEEEASERREQERLEARTVNAAVRREQHRQTETITIQPSPQNLDPDTEGTDTGIQREETLSSLNVQPPSPSPSSQHQSPSQIQAAASPTPEPESPVTRETISVKLLTSVRPRGSASSSPAAIGQNSQEQLVSDHWFSALNLSEDPKVCIYIAAMDLIYWKETERTGMVLTGLVVGLLSLFQLSIITVVSTVCLAVMCFTISVRIYYQLLYVLNWGDGEHPFKAYLDLDISFSGEDAQLYMQKAIVMVLSAVDSLKGLIFVKNVFESIKLLVLMYLVTYLGDLCNGLTLLIISVIALFSLPLFYRQHQEQVDSYIAKIQAHIDNIKDTFQRLAHGGGPPPDPTPGGAKPQKQ
- the LOC109138915 gene encoding uncharacterized protein LOC109138915, encoding MGSKNSKRLKPEDLQAPIYNIMRKGYGSECVNPVPDWIECYGFPYRGSLSTNLLETIEVKLMEREKEVRGKKKSKGKVKDLEQLERHRKAMSMWKAEAARRDRQQQRAKEMCRPEKVDNEGADKSVDACPVSLYPVAQMRKVNLDLDSYPPVPPPPPYYVETVAATERRSQLRPSTQQMPSTGPVTPSAPRPAPDLTSCTLRMTQPRFMSDSPDPSSSWLAILSPSHTHSGDPCGGGAILPFLFEVPSTAGSQLAFQPWTYADMKEFMARLPDPATSGLKFADELKFFCQECKPTLLQLRRLLFFKMGLSDWSKLSDTFPTSTASPAHPDWEHDENMAYREAIRALCDAVKAAFPAKVDAAKIVNCRQGRDETVEQYYDRLFEIFNTYSGLEQPTQLGITPGMWEYLLCNTFLNGLDPNIAADIKKSCISWQEGCLSDVKRHAIHAEKQRELQREKQKQQREDELYKAAMDLYRNSTGRCPGWRGRRGPQLKAD
- the ppm1na gene encoding protein phosphatase, Mg2+/Mn2+ dependent, 1Na (putative) — encoded protein: MRTARRASNVEVPSFLRQLAKETEKMVTFFFKGGIKEEGPGEEDNSDEDDCMPSPYLDHPILEKHVTEGGSQSGINYAMASMQGWRTEMEDAHTCMPQLSGELTEWGYFAVFDGHAGTTVAQYCSRNLLDHILATGHVKPNEEPEQVKEGIREGFLGIDAYMHKLARQDTWDRSGSTAAAVMISQHYIYFINCGDSRTLLCKNGQVVFYTEDHKPFNPREKERIQNAGGSVMLQRVNGSLAVSRALGDFDFKEVDWRPQTEQLVSPEPEVYELKRSPEDEFLILACDGVWDAIGNEELCAFVRSRLQVCDDLRDICTQVIDLCLYKGSLDNMSIIIICFPGAPQLSQEALQKEAELEQHIEMKVAEIIHMMRSRDEDPDLLYVIKYLTADEIPGLPPGGGITSKRDCIIAAYQKHIMTLRHQEPMDIEGSEEDSN